From Oncorhynchus mykiss isolate Arlee chromosome 6, USDA_OmykA_1.1, whole genome shotgun sequence, the proteins below share one genomic window:
- the LOC110525384 gene encoding guanine nucleotide-binding protein G(q) subunit alpha codes for MTLDAIMACCLSEEAKESRRINDEIERQLRRDKRDARRELKLLLLGTGESGKSTFIKQMRIIHGAGYSEEDKRGFTKLVHQNIFTAMQSMIRATETLRIPYKYEHNKGNANVVREVDVEKVSTLVNPYIDAIKCLWNDPGIQEAYDRRREYQLSDSTKYYMNALDRIAEASYLPTQQDVLRVRVPTTGIIEYPFDLQSVIFRMVDVGGQRSERRKWIHCFENVTSIMFLVALSEYDQVLVESDNENRMEESKALFRTIITYPWFQNSSVILFLNKKDLLEEKIMYSHLVDYFPEFDGPQRDAQAGREFILKMFVDLNPDSDKIIYSHFTCATDTENIRFVFAAVKDTILQLNLKEYNLV; via the exons ATGACCCTAGACGCCATAATGGCGTGTTGCCTAAGCGAGGAGGCGAAAGAATCCAGGCGGATCAACGACGAGATCGAAAGACAGCTCCGCCGGGATAAGAGGGATGCTCGCCGGGAATTGAAGCTGTTGCTTCTCG GTACTGGAGAGAGTGGGAAGAGCACCTTCATTAAACAGATGAGAATCATCCATGGTGCCGGCTACTCAGAGGAGGACAAGCGAGGCTTCACCAAGCTGGTGCACCAGAACATATTTACTGCCATGCAGTCCATGATCCGTGCCACAGAGACCCTAAGGATCCCTTACAAATATGAGCACAACAAG ggCAACGCTAACGTGGTCCGAGAGGTGGATGTGGAGAAAGTCAGCACGTTGGTAAACCCCTACATAGACGCCATCAAGTGTTTATGGAACGATCCAGGCATCCAGGAAGCTTACGATAGGAGACGGGAGTACCAGCTGTCGGACTCTACCAAATA TTACATGAATGCGCTGGACCGGATCGCAGAGGCCTCTTACCTTCCCACCCAACAGGATGTGCTGAGAGTTAGGGTCCCCACTACGGGCATCATCGAGTACCCCTTTGACCTCCAGAGTGTCATCTTCAG GATGGTGGACGtggggggtcagaggtcagagaggaggaagtggataCACTGCTTTGAGAATGTCACATCCATCATGTTTCTGGTGGCACTAAGCGAGTATGACCAGGTGCTCGTAGAATCTGATAACGAG AACCGAATGGAGGAGAGTAAAGCCTTGTTCAGGACCATCATCACATATCCCTGGTTCCAGAACTCTTCCGTCATCCTCTTCCTCAACAAGAAGGACCTCTTGGAGGAGAAGATCATGTACTCCCACCTGGTCGACTACTTCCCAGAGTTTGACG GTCCCCAGAGAGATGCCCAGGCTGGCCGCGAGTTCATCCTGAAGATGTTTGTGGACCTGAACCCAGACAGCGACAAGATCATCTACTCCCACTTTACCTGCGCCACAGACACGGAGAACATCCGCTTTGTGTTTGCTGCTGTCAAAGACACCATCCTGCAGCTCAACCTGAAGGAGTACAACCTGGTGTGA